From Spirosoma aerolatum, one genomic window encodes:
- a CDS encoding CHRD domain-containing protein has protein sequence MKLANITLVFASVLACGLIACGNDENPTITSTKTTLTASLNGASEKPSSTSSAATGTFTGVVDESTRVLSYTVTYTGPFTSSLTAGHLHRITNTTALTGGVEIPFTSLVSPIII, from the coding sequence ATGAAACTGGCAAACATCACACTCGTATTTGCGTCCGTTCTTGCCTGTGGCTTAATTGCCTGTGGTAACGACGAGAACCCAACGATCACATCGACCAAAACAACCTTGACGGCCAGCCTGAACGGAGCGAGCGAAAAACCAAGCTCAACCTCCTCAGCAGCTACCGGCACATTTACGGGGGTTGTGGATGAAAGCACTCGTGTTCTGAGCTACACCGTGACCTATACAGGTCCGTTTACTTCATCATTAACGGCAGGCCACCTGCATCGTATTACAAATACGACTGCCCTGACCGGAGGGGTTGAAATTCCGTTCACCAGCCTGGTTTCGCCTATTATAATCTAA
- the uraD gene encoding 2-oxo-4-hydroxy-4-carboxy-5-ureidoimidazoline decarboxylase, with translation MTLPELNDAPVSELKAALATCCGSSTWVNDMVKLFPVDSRETLFEQAEMVWFACSEADWKEAFAHHPKIGDINSLRSKFTSTRNWASDEQSGVADASEVVLQRLAEGNRLYEEKFGYIFIVCATGKSAVEMLNSLESRLPHSPEEEIKIAMQEQNKITKIRLEKLLGT, from the coding sequence ATGACCTTGCCTGAATTAAACGACGCACCTGTTTCTGAACTGAAAGCAGCTCTGGCAACCTGCTGCGGCTCTTCAACCTGGGTGAACGACATGGTTAAATTATTTCCGGTCGATAGCCGTGAAACCTTATTCGAACAGGCTGAAATGGTCTGGTTTGCCTGCTCCGAAGCTGATTGGAAAGAAGCGTTTGCTCATCATCCGAAAATTGGCGACATAAACTCATTACGGTCAAAATTTACCAGTACGCGAAACTGGGCGTCGGATGAGCAGTCGGGTGTGGCAGATGCCTCGGAAGTTGTACTTCAACGACTGGCCGAAGGCAACCGATTGTACGAAGAGAAATTTGGCTATATATTCATTGTTTGTGCCACGGGTAAATCGGCTGTTGAGATGCTAAACAGCCTCGAATCGCGGTTGCCTCATTCACCTGAAGAGGAGATTAAGATCGCGATGCAGGAACAGAATAAGATCACGAAAATCCGACTGGAAAAACTTTTAGGAACATGA
- the uraH gene encoding hydroxyisourate hydrolase — MSTITTHILDTTRGKPAESVNVILYQQQREWLEIGRGITNSDGRIMDLLAKETVLPTGVYKLRFETGAYYELLNVVTFYPFVEITFAITTGEHYHVPLLLNPFGYSTYRGS; from the coding sequence ATGAGTACAATCACCACCCATATTCTGGATACAACTCGCGGGAAACCGGCCGAAAGTGTCAATGTGATTCTGTATCAGCAGCAGCGCGAATGGCTGGAAATTGGTCGGGGAATTACTAATTCAGATGGGCGGATTATGGATTTGCTAGCAAAAGAGACTGTACTGCCAACAGGCGTTTATAAATTACGATTTGAAACCGGCGCATATTATGAGTTGCTGAATGTGGTTACGTTTTATCCGTTTGTCGAAATCACGTTTGCCATCACAACAGGCGAACATTATCATGTTCCGTTACTTCTTAACCCATTTGGCTATTCAACCTATCGGGGGTCTTGA
- a CDS encoding allantoate amidohydrolase, which yields MNTYTQRASAILYKIDQLASISEATTGITRTFGSPSFLEGSRQIRQWMEVLGLQTRVDTLGNVRGRWVSPMKKARTFVIASHMDTVVNAGKFDGPLGIIMGLDLIEQLIQSEQPLPFHIELIAFSDEEGVRFHTTYLGSKVVAGSFDETLLDKKDASGTSLSDVIQAMGGDPGALVSEAIAPQDWLGYFEIHIEQGPVLYEKVIPVAVVTDIAGQKRVEITFRGMAGHAGTVPMSMRRDALCAASEFILIVEQLAGSQSNLVATVGKLTVADAASNVIPGEVVCSLDIRSNDEAVLTKAYQSLRDACSQLGRMRSVVVDWKLIQETAPVGCDTQLTNLLATAIAESGYDVVRLVSGAGHDGVPISQVAPIAMLFVRCFEGISHNPLEQVELTDLAAALKVADQFMKKLIRL from the coding sequence ATGAATACGTATACACAGCGCGCATCGGCAATCCTTTATAAAATCGATCAATTGGCTTCGATCAGCGAAGCTACGACAGGCATTACCCGTACGTTTGGTAGCCCGTCTTTTCTTGAGGGGAGTCGACAGATCCGACAGTGGATGGAAGTGCTTGGTCTACAGACTCGTGTCGATACCCTTGGAAACGTTCGGGGTCGATGGGTGAGCCCAATGAAAAAGGCCAGAACGTTTGTCATTGCATCGCATATGGATACGGTTGTCAACGCAGGCAAGTTTGATGGCCCTCTTGGCATTATTATGGGACTTGATCTGATAGAACAGCTTATCCAGTCGGAGCAGCCTTTGCCATTTCATATTGAGTTAATTGCATTTAGTGATGAAGAGGGGGTTCGATTTCATACGACCTATTTAGGGAGTAAGGTGGTGGCTGGGTCGTTTGATGAAACGTTGCTGGATAAAAAAGATGCATCGGGTACATCGCTCTCTGACGTTATTCAGGCAATGGGAGGAGACCCTGGCGCCCTGGTATCCGAGGCCATAGCACCTCAAGATTGGCTTGGCTACTTCGAAATTCATATTGAACAGGGCCCGGTTTTATATGAAAAAGTCATACCCGTGGCTGTTGTGACGGACATAGCTGGTCAGAAGCGGGTTGAGATCACTTTCAGAGGAATGGCAGGCCATGCCGGTACAGTGCCGATGTCTATGCGTCGGGATGCACTTTGCGCAGCTTCTGAATTTATTCTGATCGTTGAGCAACTAGCCGGTAGTCAGTCAAATCTGGTGGCAACAGTCGGTAAATTAACAGTTGCCGATGCTGCCAGTAATGTGATCCCCGGCGAGGTGGTCTGTAGTCTGGATATACGGAGTAACGACGAGGCTGTATTAACAAAGGCCTACCAGTCGCTACGGGATGCCTGTAGTCAATTAGGTCGGATGCGTTCTGTAGTGGTCGACTGGAAACTGATTCAGGAAACAGCACCCGTAGGCTGCGATACCCAGTTGACCAATCTGCTGGCTACAGCTATTGCCGAAAGCGGGTATGATGTTGTACGACTGGTTAGTGGTGCCGGGCACGATGGTGTTCCGATATCGCAGGTAGCACCGATAGCCATGCTGTTTGTCAGGTGTTTCGAAGGCATTAGCCATAATCCACTTGAACAGGTTGAATTGACTGACCTGGCCGCTGCTCTGAAAGTAGCCGATCAGTTTATGAAAAAGCTTATCAGGCTGTAG
- a CDS encoding CotH kinase family protein — MKKAPTMKQLLLNATLLLTFLVAMSLTSKAQQLYINEIMASNSRTITDGSGSYEDWFEIYNPNATSVDIAGYYVSDNSTLTKYRIPTGSSQTIIPANGFLLLWASDMTIRGVLHVGFKLSADGEMISLVRPDGTTVVDQVVFGPQRTDVSWGRKPNGAADWFYFQRTSSVNNTSPGASNNSKTGYTEVVSAPVFSKVGGFYTSGFSLTITSPDPTATIYYTLDGSEPDPVNPGPNTFQYKNNYPELPGQGYGSLLTGSYQSFTYSAPLTISDRSSDPNKVSLKSSTFNSSPYYVPTSPIFKGTVVRAVAYKANALVSDIVTETYLIAPANRYGNLPVVSIATNERSLFDYNSGIYTAGATFDGWRSGNPTAETIFCSPGNFTLKGDNWERSANAQFFINGSSILNQRIDMSINGGCSRSVPRKSLRLYGDSDFSYPFFVNRPINQFYNRLLLRNGGNDWDNTILIDAFVQTMVRHLPFETQSNRPGIVLLNGEYWGVHTLMERYDKYYINRNYGVDADSVDVIKFDYGAYVADDGDLVKFYAMKDYFVGTPTIDYNYVNTLMDVESFSDYQITEIYSGNFDWPYNNQQLWRKRTSQYLANARKGHDGRFRWMMNDMDWTMGAGNSYTSNSLDRATSTAGYDASVTEYTRFLRRLLEVSSYKSYFINRFADLLNTTFIPSRGVALLDSFQQAYQPYMDEHFNRWKTGNSVTKWLTNLSTVRTFLQQRPSSVRDHLRARFSLSANRNITLAVSNATQGYVKINTIDILSSTPGVATNPYPWTGVYFQGNSVRVVAKPLVGYRFIAWQESGITISTDTAYTFNPTANRTLTAVFDEDNSFVGKPAAYTLSTCDYRFDQFSPTTPSGTYPPNMHFVSMNQEDPTLSATYALADTVKGAYNLTSATRINGLGENGVAFINTGSAPAGYISTALGGMVLALRTTNVTEASVQWTGGTVTANPRRYNIRLRYRIGNSGPFTDLLDASNNPVEYVRNTLPGHSQVIGPVALPAALLNKPYIQLLWQYYYTGVGVSGARDQLRIDNIFISRGACQSTSSGSWHTATTWNCGRVPSVCDDVVVRDGHTVTITTNSATARSIRFESTGQLQYLNSSASVLLHNP, encoded by the coding sequence ATGAAAAAAGCGCCCACCATGAAACAATTGCTCCTTAATGCTACGCTGCTACTGACTTTTTTGGTTGCAATGAGCCTGACTAGCAAGGCCCAACAGCTTTACATTAATGAGATCATGGCGTCTAACTCCCGAACTATTACCGATGGTTCGGGCTCATATGAAGACTGGTTTGAAATTTATAATCCGAACGCTACGTCCGTTGATATTGCTGGTTACTATGTTTCTGATAACTCCACGCTAACAAAATATCGGATACCAACCGGTTCTTCACAGACCATAATTCCGGCTAATGGATTTTTGCTATTATGGGCCAGCGATATGACTATCCGTGGTGTGCTGCATGTAGGCTTTAAGCTGTCGGCCGATGGCGAAATGATTAGTCTCGTACGGCCTGATGGAACAACTGTGGTAGATCAGGTCGTATTTGGACCGCAACGAACGGATGTTTCTTGGGGGCGTAAACCCAATGGTGCGGCAGACTGGTTTTATTTTCAACGAACCAGTTCGGTCAACAACACGAGCCCTGGTGCCAGTAACAATTCTAAAACAGGGTATACAGAAGTCGTCAGTGCTCCGGTCTTCTCGAAGGTGGGTGGTTTTTATACCTCTGGATTTAGCCTGACAATCACATCGCCTGATCCTACAGCTACCATTTATTACACATTGGATGGTTCAGAACCTGATCCGGTAAACCCTGGACCCAATACATTTCAGTATAAAAATAACTATCCCGAATTGCCTGGGCAGGGTTATGGATCATTATTGACAGGAAGCTATCAGTCGTTTACCTATTCGGCTCCATTAACCATTAGTGATCGAAGTAGTGACCCAAATAAAGTATCCCTTAAATCATCGACCTTCAATTCGTCGCCTTATTATGTCCCTACATCACCCATCTTTAAGGGAACCGTAGTGCGGGCAGTAGCCTATAAGGCCAATGCCTTGGTGAGTGATATTGTTACAGAAACGTATTTGATTGCCCCCGCCAATCGGTATGGAAACCTGCCCGTGGTGTCGATTGCTACCAATGAACGATCACTATTCGATTACAATTCCGGGATATACACGGCTGGTGCCACATTTGATGGCTGGCGATCGGGTAACCCTACAGCCGAAACAATTTTCTGCTCGCCCGGCAATTTTACTTTGAAAGGTGATAACTGGGAACGGTCGGCTAATGCCCAATTCTTTATCAACGGAAGTTCAATTCTGAATCAGCGGATTGATATGTCAATCAACGGGGGATGCTCGCGGTCAGTCCCCCGTAAATCACTACGATTATATGGCGATAGTGATTTCAGTTATCCCTTCTTTGTGAACCGTCCGATCAACCAGTTTTATAATCGGCTGTTGCTTAGAAATGGTGGTAATGACTGGGATAACACGATCCTAATCGATGCGTTTGTGCAAACGATGGTTCGGCACCTTCCGTTCGAAACCCAATCCAATCGCCCAGGTATTGTCTTACTAAATGGTGAATATTGGGGTGTACACACCTTGATGGAACGGTATGATAAATACTACATAAATCGAAATTATGGTGTGGATGCCGATAGTGTTGATGTTATTAAGTTCGATTATGGGGCTTATGTTGCCGATGATGGAGATTTGGTCAAGTTCTACGCCATGAAGGACTATTTTGTTGGAACACCTACCATCGACTACAACTATGTAAATACACTAATGGATGTCGAAAGTTTTTCGGACTACCAGATCACAGAAATTTATTCGGGAAACTTCGACTGGCCGTACAATAATCAGCAACTCTGGCGAAAACGCACCAGCCAATACCTGGCTAATGCGCGTAAAGGGCACGACGGTCGGTTTCGCTGGATGATGAATGATATGGACTGGACAATGGGAGCCGGGAATTCCTACACCTCCAACTCATTGGATCGGGCTACATCGACAGCGGGTTATGATGCGTCGGTTACGGAATACACTCGTTTTCTCCGTCGATTGCTTGAGGTGAGTAGCTATAAATCGTATTTTATTAATCGGTTTGCCGATCTGCTTAATACTACCTTTATACCCAGCCGGGGCGTTGCATTACTCGATTCGTTTCAGCAGGCCTACCAGCCCTATATGGATGAGCATTTCAACCGCTGGAAGACAGGAAATTCGGTTACCAAATGGCTCACGAATTTAAGCACCGTTCGCACATTTCTTCAGCAACGCCCCTCTTCGGTACGCGACCATCTGCGTGCTCGATTTAGTTTAAGTGCAAACCGGAATATTACACTGGCCGTATCGAATGCCACGCAAGGGTATGTGAAAATCAACACAATCGACATACTTTCTTCAACCCCCGGCGTAGCTACTAATCCGTATCCGTGGACAGGGGTTTATTTTCAGGGTAATTCGGTTCGAGTAGTGGCAAAGCCGCTGGTGGGTTATCGTTTTATAGCCTGGCAGGAAAGTGGGATAACTATTTCTACCGATACGGCCTATACGTTCAATCCAACTGCCAACAGAACCCTGACAGCCGTTTTTGATGAAGATAACTCCTTTGTAGGCAAGCCAGCAGCCTATACATTGAGTACTTGCGACTATCGGTTTGACCAGTTTTCTCCAACCACGCCTTCGGGTACTTACCCACCGAATATGCACTTTGTCAGTATGAATCAGGAAGACCCTACGCTATCAGCAACGTATGCACTAGCCGACACGGTGAAAGGGGCTTATAACCTGACCAGCGCTACGCGAATTAATGGTTTGGGAGAAAATGGGGTGGCGTTTATCAACACAGGGAGTGCGCCAGCCGGGTATATTTCTACAGCGTTGGGCGGAATGGTACTTGCACTCCGTACTACTAATGTAACTGAGGCATCGGTACAGTGGACGGGTGGAACTGTTACGGCCAATCCGCGTCGTTACAACATTCGGTTACGCTATCGGATTGGTAACTCTGGCCCATTTACCGACCTGCTGGATGCTTCCAATAATCCGGTTGAATATGTGCGTAACACATTACCCGGTCATAGTCAGGTAATTGGCCCTGTAGCATTACCGGCGGCCTTACTCAATAAACCCTATATACAGCTTTTGTGGCAGTACTACTATACAGGTGTAGGCGTTTCAGGGGCGCGGGATCAGTTGCGAATTGATAATATTTTTATTAGTCGGGGTGCTTGCCAGAGTACATCATCGGGAAGCTGGCATACCGCAACTACCTGGAATTGTGGGCGAGTACCGAGTGTGTGCGACGATGTAGTCGTTCGTGATGGGCATACGGTAACCATCACGACAAACAGTGCAACGGCCCGAAGCATTCGATTTGAGTCTACTGGGCAGTTGCAGTATCTAAATTCCAGCGCATCTGTACTACTTCATAATCCCTGA
- a CDS encoding IS982 family transposase, translating into MSEKVVAIYCFLDDFFLETNHPRSTKPQAKPKVTDSIVLTTAIISARFFGGNQASAMLYMADKQGVLMLEKSAFNRRLHRLAHTLSVLFYYLADFFKALNVSSQYLIDSFPVSVCDNIRISRSRLVKGEEYRGKIASKRRFFFGYRVQVVTTSTKQPVQFFILPGSYADITALQMMHLHLPAGSEVFGDAAYTDYEQEELYADCEQISLQIQRKSNSHRADPIWIAAYKKMRRQAIEQAFSQVKLRFPQKIHAVTEAGFLIKLVLFLLAYALESNLYHTT; encoded by the coding sequence ATGTCTGAAAAAGTAGTGGCAATTTACTGCTTTCTAGATGATTTCTTTCTAGAAACCAATCACCCTAGATCGACCAAACCACAAGCTAAACCTAAAGTAACAGACAGCATTGTGTTGACTACCGCCATCATATCGGCTCGTTTCTTTGGGGGCAACCAAGCTTCAGCCATGCTCTATATGGCGGACAAGCAGGGTGTCCTTATGCTGGAAAAGTCGGCCTTTAATCGCCGGTTGCATCGACTCGCTCATACCTTGAGTGTCTTATTTTATTATTTGGCCGACTTCTTTAAAGCCTTGAATGTGAGCAGTCAGTATCTAATTGATTCATTTCCTGTATCGGTTTGCGATAATATTCGCATCAGCCGTTCACGGTTGGTCAAGGGGGAAGAGTATCGAGGCAAAATTGCTTCCAAACGACGGTTCTTCTTTGGGTATCGGGTGCAAGTAGTGACCACCAGTACTAAGCAGCCCGTGCAATTTTTTATTCTTCCGGGTTCGTACGCGGATATAACAGCTCTTCAGATGATGCATTTGCATTTGCCCGCAGGTAGCGAGGTGTTTGGTGATGCTGCCTACACCGACTACGAACAAGAGGAACTGTACGCTGATTGTGAACAGATTTCCTTACAGATTCAACGCAAGAGTAATAGTCATCGGGCTGACCCGATTTGGATAGCCGCTTACAAGAAGATGCGTCGTCAGGCAATCGAACAAGCTTTTAGTCAAGTCAAGTTGCGATTTCCTCAAAAGATTCATGCCGTTACCGAAGCGGGTTTCCTGATCAAGCTTGTCTTATTTCTACTTGCATACGCTCTAGAATCAAACTTGTATCATACAACTTAG
- a CDS encoding CHRD domain-containing protein: MKNGFYYANLHTAQYPGGEIRGDIKKK, translated from the coding sequence CTGAAGAATGGGTTTTACTATGCCAATCTGCATACAGCCCAATATCCGGGCGGAGAAATTCGCGGAGACATCAAGAAGAAATAA
- a CDS encoding M20 family metallo-hydrolase: MNINAARLQHFFEVSSEIGKIGETGMCRPAHSQLEKKMFEHARGWMESAGLTVRIDSFGNLIGRLQGKNTEAPILMTGSHLDTQPYGGRFDGIAGVLCAIEAVCSIAEKGIVPEVSIDVIAFADEESWRFNKGLFGSRGILGKLEEGELQRTDKDGITREQALIDFGCDMTKFKEDEYAPGSIRCFIELHIEQGPILDKTNKPIGIVTGIAGPLLLSLKLNGMAGHAGSVPMPLRKDALLGAAKVVVAVNEIASQFTPAPTVGTVGTLNVFPASRNIIPEAVSMTMEFRDIDMERRNSCEQQLKTAIDEISQAHGLSYDLTVDTDIKSSYCAEWIKNTIRASCEELGLNAPELVSGPFHDALVMSEACDFGMIFVRCKDGISHNPLEYASYEDLALGSEVLYQTILKIVG; the protein is encoded by the coding sequence ATGAATATCAACGCGGCACGTTTACAACATTTTTTTGAGGTTTCGAGTGAAATTGGCAAAATAGGTGAGACGGGTATGTGCAGGCCGGCGCATTCGCAGCTGGAAAAAAAAATGTTCGAACACGCCAGAGGCTGGATGGAGTCAGCAGGATTGACGGTTCGTATCGATAGTTTTGGCAACTTAATTGGTCGCTTGCAGGGCAAAAATACTGAAGCCCCCATTTTAATGACTGGCTCACACCTCGATACCCAGCCGTATGGGGGGCGTTTTGATGGAATTGCCGGGGTCTTATGTGCCATTGAAGCCGTTTGTTCCATCGCTGAAAAAGGAATCGTTCCCGAGGTGAGTATCGATGTCATTGCATTTGCCGACGAAGAAAGCTGGAGATTCAACAAAGGGCTGTTCGGGTCGAGGGGTATTCTGGGTAAGCTGGAAGAAGGGGAATTGCAACGTACGGATAAAGATGGAATTACGCGTGAGCAGGCTCTGATTGACTTTGGCTGTGATATGACAAAGTTTAAAGAGGATGAATATGCGCCTGGCAGCATCCGATGCTTTATTGAACTGCATATCGAGCAGGGGCCAATTCTGGATAAGACCAACAAGCCGATTGGTATTGTCACTGGAATAGCTGGCCCCTTACTGCTAAGCTTGAAACTGAACGGAATGGCCGGCCATGCGGGTTCGGTACCTATGCCATTGCGGAAAGATGCGCTATTGGGAGCGGCTAAAGTGGTGGTTGCCGTCAATGAAATTGCTTCGCAGTTTACGCCTGCTCCAACAGTAGGCACGGTCGGGACCCTAAACGTGTTTCCAGCATCCCGAAATATCATACCGGAGGCTGTCAGCATGACTATGGAATTTCGCGACATCGATATGGAACGTCGGAATAGCTGCGAACAGCAATTAAAAACAGCTATTGACGAGATTTCGCAAGCTCACGGACTCAGTTACGACCTGACCGTAGATACGGATATCAAATCAAGCTATTGTGCTGAGTGGATCAAGAACACTATTCGGGCGAGTTGTGAGGAGTTGGGCCTCAATGCGCCAGAACTGGTAAGTGGCCCCTTTCACGATGCACTGGTTATGTCGGAGGCCTGCGATTTTGGGATGATTTTTGTTCGTTGTAAAGATGGCATTAGCCATAACCCACTAGAATATGCTTCTTATGAGGACCTGGCTTTAGGAAGCGAAGTTTTATACCAGACCATCCTGAAAATCGTAGGTTGA
- the allE gene encoding (S)-ureidoglycine aminohydrolase, whose product MEISALTRSVVKRNHAIISPDGYINSRVPGWENCTVNVIINEQMGANLCQTLITLTEKGELTGTTQASQLFFYVIQGQVSATVDGETRKLSQGQFVYIPIGKVYRFEQPETNTQLLSFHKVYEKLDGYDVPPVLFGDAATIEGPTYLGDPALRLQVLLPDTLAFDMAVNIFTYDPGGHLPFVETHIMEHGLIYLQGQGVYMLDQEWYPIKKGDSIWMAPYCQQWFTAMGKEPAVYIYYKNVNRFPTVI is encoded by the coding sequence ATGGAAATATCAGCGCTTACCCGGTCGGTTGTCAAACGAAACCACGCTATCATTAGCCCGGATGGGTACATCAACAGTCGGGTACCCGGCTGGGAAAATTGTACGGTGAATGTCATTATTAATGAGCAAATGGGGGCAAACCTGTGCCAGACACTCATCACACTGACCGAAAAGGGTGAACTGACAGGCACTACGCAGGCATCACAGTTATTTTTTTATGTTATACAAGGCCAGGTTTCGGCAACCGTTGACGGCGAGACGAGAAAGCTGAGCCAGGGGCAATTTGTTTATATTCCTATTGGAAAGGTGTATCGGTTCGAACAGCCGGAAACCAATACTCAACTCCTCAGCTTTCATAAGGTATATGAAAAACTGGATGGGTATGACGTGCCCCCCGTCCTATTTGGCGATGCGGCAACGATTGAAGGCCCTACGTATTTGGGTGATCCGGCGTTACGATTGCAGGTGTTATTGCCCGATACACTAGCGTTCGATATGGCAGTCAATATTTTTACCTACGATCCGGGTGGACATCTTCCTTTTGTGGAAACGCACATTATGGAGCATGGACTCATATACTTACAGGGGCAGGGGGTATATATGCTTGATCAGGAGTGGTATCCCATTAAAAAAGGGGATTCAATCTGGATGGCTCCCTACTGCCAGCAGTGGTTTACGGCAATGGGCAAAGAGCCTGCCGTATATATTTATTACAAGAATGTCAACCGTTTTCCAACCGTGATCTAG
- a CDS encoding Hsp20/alpha crystallin family protein translates to MYNKQAFEAGHKGNCGHWGGFGRGRFGGPWGRGKAGGFWGKRHGGWFQQVPVNIEETDTDYTISLFAPALVKENIKLAIKNDVLTVSYEGAEQSESADDQSKYTYQEYGSRSFERAFQLNNKVLTERISATYTDGVLKVVLPKNPETNQPAQTISVA, encoded by the coding sequence ATGTATAACAAACAAGCATTCGAAGCAGGACATAAAGGGAATTGTGGTCATTGGGGCGGATTTGGACGCGGCCGATTTGGCGGCCCCTGGGGACGCGGTAAGGCTGGCGGCTTCTGGGGGAAACGTCACGGTGGCTGGTTCCAGCAGGTACCCGTCAACATCGAAGAAACGGATACCGACTACACCATCTCATTGTTCGCTCCGGCCCTCGTGAAAGAGAATATTAAGCTGGCGATAAAGAATGATGTGCTGACCGTTTCGTATGAAGGTGCTGAACAGTCGGAATCGGCTGATGATCAGAGTAAATACACGTATCAGGAATATGGCAGCCGGTCGTTCGAACGGGCCTTTCAGCTAAATAATAAGGTACTAACCGAACGTATTTCGGCTACCTATACCGATGGGGTTCTGAAAGTGGTTCTACCCAAAAACCCTGAAACTAACCAGCCTGCCCAAACCATTTCGGTAGCGTAA
- a CDS encoding CHRD domain-containing protein has protein sequence MKFKAITLASTFLGLGFSFFACNDDNENPILPTTFIAVLTGTNEKPTATTSNATGSFRAILDESTRVLSYTVAYEGLTPTMGHLHRIDTTRTDGTGPVDIPFPSLTSPIIGSTSALTPLQIYRLKHGQYYANLHTAQYPAGEIRGDIRTK, from the coding sequence ATGAAGTTTAAAGCGATTACTCTTGCCAGCACCTTTTTGGGATTAGGCTTTTCTTTTTTTGCCTGTAATGACGATAACGAGAACCCAATACTTCCAACAACCTTCATAGCGGTTTTGACTGGTACGAATGAAAAACCCACTGCGACAACCTCCAACGCAACAGGTTCCTTTAGGGCCATTCTGGATGAAAGCACGCGCGTTTTGAGCTACACCGTTGCGTATGAGGGTCTGACACCAACGATGGGGCATCTACACCGGATCGACACAACCCGTACGGATGGTACTGGCCCGGTCGATATTCCGTTTCCAAGTTTAACCTCTCCTATTATTGGCAGTACGTCGGCCCTGACCCCACTCCAGATTTACCGACTAAAACACGGACAATACTACGCCAACCTGCATACGGCCCAGTACCCCGCCGGTGAAATCCGTGGCGATATACGGACTAAGTAG